A part of Chloroflexota bacterium genomic DNA contains:
- a CDS encoding pyruvate ferredoxin oxidoreductase subunit gamma: MNQRGHLEEVRWHGRGGQGAVLGASMLGSAAALYEGKYAVSFPSFGAERRGAPVQAFTRISDRTIRTRSQIYHPTVIIVLDDTLLDVVNITDGAREGATILVNTRKSKAQLKKIPGSLNVTTVDATAIAREYIGVAIVNTAMLGALAGATGVVSLDSIKKAIAGTLPEKIVDRNIAAAEAAYQKVGGK, from the coding sequence ATGAACCAGAGAGGGCATCTTGAAGAGGTGCGCTGGCATGGGAGAGGTGGGCAGGGGGCTGTCCTCGGAGCCAGTATGCTGGGCAGTGCCGCCGCCCTTTATGAAGGCAAGTATGCCGTTTCCTTCCCCAGTTTTGGCGCCGAACGCCGTGGTGCGCCCGTACAGGCGTTCACCCGCATCAGCGACCGTACCATTCGGACCCGCAGCCAGATTTATCACCCGACGGTAATCATCGTGCTCGATGATACCCTGCTCGATGTGGTTAACATAACGGATGGCGCCCGTGAGGGAGCTACCATCCTGGTCAATACACGTAAATCCAAGGCGCAGTTAAAGAAAATACCGGGTTCTCTCAACGTCACCACCGTGGATGCAACCGCAATCGCGCGGGAGTATATCGGTGTGGCCATTGTCAATACCGCCATGCTCGGTGCACTGGCCGGCGCCACCGGCGTCGTTAGCCTGGATTCCATAAAGAAAGCCATCGCCGGCACGCTGCCGGAGAAAATCGTCGACCGCAATATTGCGGCGGCTGAGGCAGCTTACCAGAAGGTCGGGGGAAAATGA